The Candidatus Limnocylindrales bacterium genomic sequence TCGGGGGTCATTTTATCCCCGTAACGTTTGAGGATATCACTGGCGGCCAGAATAGAGGCCAAAGGGGTACGGAATTCATGGGAGGCCATGGAAACAAATCGGGATTTCAGTTCTCCAAGTTCTTTTTCTTTTTCAAGGGCTTCGTGGAGTTCCCGGGTTTTTTGCTCCAACTTTGCAGCAAAGGTTTTCAATTCTTCCTCTGCCTGCTTACGCTCGGTAATATCTTCGCAAATGGTAAAGATGGCAATGGGGTTTCCTAAAGCATCCCTGACTAAATCCGATACCAGTTGGACCGGGAAAATGCTCCCATCTTTTCGTACGTTAACCGTTTCGCGTCTCCAGTGTTTCCTCTGTTTTACCTGTTCCGGTCCCATGGGCTTCCAGAACTCAGAAGGGGCAAAGATTCTGGCGTTCTTACCTATCAGTTCTTCTACCGTATAACCGTGCATGGTTGCTTCGGCGGGATTTGTATAAAGAATTTTTCCCTCTGGATTGGTAATGGTAACCCCCAATTGGATGGTTTCAACTGCTTTTTCCAGGATCCGTAAGGCTTCTTCTATACGCTTGCGCTCTAAGATTTCAGCTCGTAACTCTTCATTAACTTTGGCAAGCTCGGTTGTACGTTCCTTAACCCTTATTTCCAAATTGTCATGGGCCTTTCTCAGTTCCTCTTCCACTCGCTTACGCTCGGCCAGGGTCGTCTCATGGAGCGTAATCAGATACTCATTTTGCTGATACATCTTTTCCTCGGCTTGTTTACGTTCGGTAATATCACGACAACTGGCGATAATCCCCGAGACTGCAGGATTCTTATTAGAGAGATTTCTCCCCATGGCTTCAAGTATCCGCCAGGACCCATTTTTGTGATGAAAACAAAATTCCCAGGAAATTGCATGATCCGAATCCTGGATTACCTGATGGAAAGCATCTTTAACACGGGCTATATCCTTAAAGTGAATGAAGTCAAAGACATTCCGCCCGATGACCTCTTCGGGTTTATACCCCAATACCCGCTCAATGGAAGGATTTACATAGAAGATCGTTTCGTCTTTATTTAAGACGATAACAATATCCAGGATACTTTCCATTAAGGTTCGAAAATATCCTTCACTTTGTCCTGCAGTCATCTGTTTGTTCCTGATTTCAAGATGATCCTTCGGGTAGGAGTAGGGGTGGGAGGCCTCCTACCCCTACTCCTACCCTATTCCTAAATTTTTTAGTTTATCCCTCCGTTTTAGTCCCACCACTATAGGGGAAGATTTTGACAAATGTCAAGTTTTTTGTTTTGATGATCCTCCGGGTTGGAGGCACTTCCTTGACAGAACTCCTCCTGGCATCTAAAATCTCTTCTAGAAAGTAGGTATTTGACTGTTTTACCGAGAAATTGTGAAGGCCCATGAGGAGATATGTTTCATTTTGTTCGCGGACTTACGTATGTCCTTCGGGGAGCTACGTTTATTAAAGCCCATCCTATCCTGCTAAAGTATGTTCTGATTCCCTTTATCATTAACGTCCTTGTGTTTAGCCTGGTAGGGTATTTAAGCTGGCATTATGGAGAGATTTTTCTCAATCAGATCACCCACCGGGGAGAAGCCTGGTACTGGTCTTTATTATTCTACCTGTCCCTGGGGTTATTGGGGTTGTTACTGATTTTGATCATTGTTTTTACTTTTACAATAGTCGGAACCCTTGTTGCAGCGCCTTTCAACGAAGTACTTTCAGAAAAAACCGAACAGATCCTTTTGGGGAGGATTAAAGATTTTGAGGAAAGGCGTGGGAATTTTTTTCCTGGTGTTTTTCATCGTCTTCGTCGCGTTTCATTAGATTTGATCGAGAATCTCAAAGAGATAACCTTTTTTGCTTTTGTGGGATTTGGTATGTTTTTTCTTAATTTTGTTCCCGGGCTTGGGACAGGATTAAATACCTTATGGATATGGATATTTCTGGCTTTCGAGTTTTTGAGCTATCCGTTGAGTCGTAGGCGTTACTCTTTCCGGCAGAAACTCAGGATTATCTGGGATTACAAGGAGCTGACCCTTGGATTCGGCCTGGGCGTTTTTCTGATTCTTCTGGTTCCTCTGCTCAATTTTATTTGTATTCCGATTTCTGTTGTGGGCGGAACCTTGCTTTATCTCCAGGAGATGGAAAAGACGGTAAAGGAGTAAGGGTGGGAGGCCTCCCACCCCTACTCAATGTTAGATTCTTACGTGAACCCCCCGTTGGTGGAGGTAGGCCTTAGCCTCCGGGATAGTATATTCCCGGAAGTGAAAAATAGAAGCAGCCAGAACTGCATCGGCTTTTCCTGCGGTCAGTCCTTCGTAGAGATGTTGGAGATTTCCGACTCCCCCCGAGGCAATTACCGGAATACGAACGGCTTCAGATACCGCCCGGGTTAAGGGGATATCGTAACCCTGTTTGGTTCCGTCTTGATCCATACTGGTTAAAAGGATCTCACCAGCTCCGAGTTCTTCAACCTGGCAAGCCCATTCCAGAACATCGAGCCCTGCAGGAGTTCTTCCACCGTGAATATAAACTTCCCAACTTTCCGTCGGTTCAGAGGATCTGGTGGGAGGGGAGGTACGGCGTCTGGCATCGATAGCCACGACGATACATTGAGAACCAAACCGTTCAGCCCCTTCTCGAATGATCTCGGGGGTTAAGACGGCCGCTGTATTGATAGAGACTTTGTCGGCTCCGGCTCTCAGGAGATTGCGGATATCCTCTACTTTTTTAATTCCCCCCCCTACAGTAAGGGGCATGAATACTTCCGCGGCCGTTCTTCGTACCACGTCGATCATGATCTCTCTCTTTTCGTAGGAGGCAGTGATATCCAAAAAGGTCAGTTCATCGGCTCCCTGTTGATCATAGATTTTTGCAATTTCCACCGGATCTCCTGCGTCCCTGAGGTTAAGGAATTTAACCCCTTTCACTACACGTCCGGCTTTAACATCCAAGCAGGGGATAATACGTTTGGTGAGCATACTAAATTCTGAAGGTCATGGGCAAAAGGCAAACCAGGAGGTTCCTTAGAATCCTTTTTACTTTTTGCCCCTTCATCAAAGCTCAGGATAGGCTTTTATCCCTTTGCCTCCTTCTATTCTTTTGGTTTTTATTTTCCCCTGGCAAGTTTAATGGCTTCGGCCAGGTTAAAATTATGAAGATATAAAGCTTTTCCGACAATAGCTCCGATAACCCCCATATCCTGGAAGGGCAACAGCCTTTGGATATCTTCCAGGGTCGAGATACCTCCGGAAGCAATAACAGGTTTGTGGCTACCCAGGACGATAGTTCGAAGACCGTTCAAATTGGGTCCTGTGAGCATCCCATCTCGTTGGGTATCTGTGTAAATGATTGCTTCGATGGGGCTGTCTTCAAGTAGCCGGACCAGGTCGGTAGCCTTTAATTCGGTTACTTCCCTCCAGCCTTGGATGGAGACTTTTCCATCCCGGGCATCGATTCCGACCAGAATATTTCCCGGGAAAGCCCGGCAGGCTTCTTTGACAAAGTCAGGTTGTTGAAAGGCTATAGTCCCCAGAATAACCCGTCTGGCACCGGCCATAAGGGCCTGTTCGATGGCTTTTAAAGTTCGAAGTCCTCCGCCCAATTGAATAGGTATCGAAACGGATTCGGCTATTTCACGAACAACTTCCAAATTTTGAGGTTCGCCCCTAAAGGCTCCGTCCAGATCAACCACATGTAAAAGCCCGGCGCCCTGGTCTTCCCAATGTTTCGCCATAGCCGGTGGATCTTCACTAAATACGGTCTCCTGGTTTAACTTCCCCTGGGTAAGGCGCACGCACTTCCCCTGGTGCAAATCAATGGCAGGGATAATCTCCATCTTCCGTTCTTCCTTTCTTCTATTTTCTTATTTTTTAGGTAATTTTTCGATTTTAACCTTTGCGATTCGCTTGGAATCCATATCCACGACGGTTAGTTTATATCCTTCATAGGTAACGATTTCACCGCCCTTGGGTAGTCTTTGAAGCTTGGACAGCATAAACCCGGCGATGGTATCATATTCCGGAGATTCCGGGAAAGGCAGATTTTGTTCGGACTGTAAATCCCGGATCGTTACAGACCCATCGACCACCAGAGAGCCATCTTTGAGGACTTCGATAGGTCCTTTATCTTCTGTTTCCGATTCATCTCGAATTTCGCCTACAATCTCCTCCAGGAGGTCTTCCAGGGTAACCAATCCCGCTACTTCTCCGTACTCATTGACAACGATGGCCATGTGCATACGCCGTCGCCGGAGTTCACTCAGCAAATCACTGATCATAATCGTATCGGGGACTAAGTAGGCTTTATGGACAAGCTCCCTTAAAACGATCGGTTTCCCTTCGGCCAGGACCTCGATGACATCCTTGTTATATAAGATACCCACGATATTATCCAGGGTGTCCTCATAAACCGGGATTCGCGAATATCCACTCTCTACCAGAGCTTTGACGACGTCTTGGGAAGGTGTATTGACTTCAATGGCATAAATTTTTACCCTCGGAACCATGACTTCCCGAACGGAAGTATCTGCAAACTCAAAGACGCTGTGGATTAGCTCATGTTCAGTTTCATCGAAAACACCCCGATCGGCTCCTTCCTTAATCATATACTTAACTTCTTCCTCCGAAACAATGGAGGCCTGGGGGTTTTCTTCCACACCTAACATTTTCAAGATGATATTTGTGGAAAAAGTCAGGATCTTAACCGGGGCCGAGGAGATCCGGGACAACAGATCGATAGGTTTTACGACCCAGGAGGCCACCCGTTCGGGGTTGGTCAGGGCAATGGACTTAGGAACCAGTTCCCCTAGGACCAGGGACAAATAGGAAAGGGTAATCACCACGATTCCGAAAGCAAGAGATTGGCTCCAGTTTTGAAGAATTGGTATCTTTTCAAGTAAAGGTTGTAAGAATTGAACGGCTGCTGCACCGCCGAAGACAGAAGCCATAGTTCCGACTAACGTGACCCCGATCTGGACGATAGCTAGAAGGCGATCGGGTTCTTGCTTGAGTTGATCGACAATCTTAGCCCATGGGACACCTTCTTCGACCAGTTGGAGGATTTTACTTTTGCGACTGGAGATAACAGCAATCTCTGCAGCAGAGAAAAATCCGTTGAGGAGAATTAAAAAAAGGATGATTACCAGTTCAAATAAAAATTGTTCAGCCGTCATACTGAAGTTAGAAGCAAGAAGCCAGAAGCGAGAAGCCAGGAGTTTTAATCTTCATTTCTTGCTTCCCATACCCCTGGAGTTATCTTTTAGATCCGTCCCTGCCTTGTTTATTTCCTGCTTCTTGCTTCTTATCTATTGCTTACTGCCTAGGTTTTTTGGGGGGCATATGGATTACTTTTCCGAGGACATCGAGGGCGGCTTCTCCCATAGCTTCGGTAAGTGTCGGATGGGCATGAATGGAATGGGCAATATCTTCGGCGGTAGCTTCCAGGTTCATGGCTAATACAGGTTCGGCAATCAGATCCGTTACATGGGGACCCAACATATGAACTCCTAAAATCTCCCCGTATTTCGCATCGGTTATGATTTTAATAAATCCTTCTCGCTCTCCCAGAATGGTCGCTTTTGAATTGGCTGCAAAGGGAAATTTTCCAACTCTAATCTCCCCGACCTTTTCCCGAGCTTGTTTTTCGGTCAAACCGACACTGGCGACTTCGGGGATTGTATAGATACATCGCGGAACAGTATTATAATTCATGTGACCTCCTTCCCCTAAAGCATTTTCTACGGCCGCTATACCTTGATGGGAGGCAGCATGGGCCAGCATGATTTTACGGGTAACATCCCCAATGGCATAAATTCCAGGAACATTGGTTTCCATCCGATCGTTAATAACTACGGCACCTCGGTCCAGGGCCACCCCTATTTTTTCAAGGCCCAAATCTTCAGAGAAGGGTCTTCGCCCCACGGCAACCAGGACAATCTGGGCCGAAAATTTTTTCTCTCCGTCCTTGGTTAAAACCGTTACGATTTTATGACCCGCCGTTCCATTACCGATCTCCTTAACCTGGGCACCGGTGTAGACTTCAATCCCGTCTTTCTGGATAATCTTCTGAAGTCCCAGGGCGATTTCTT encodes the following:
- a CDS encoding hemolysin family protein, with the translated sequence MTAEQFLFELVIILFLILLNGFFSAAEIAVISSRKSKILQLVEEGVPWAKIVDQLKQEPDRLLAIVQIGVTLVGTMASVFGGAAAVQFLQPLLEKIPILQNWSQSLAFGIVVITLSYLSLVLGELVPKSIALTNPERVASWVVKPIDLLSRISSAPVKILTFSTNIILKMLGVEENPQASIVSEEEVKYMIKEGADRGVFDETEHELIHSVFEFADTSVREVMVPRVKIYAIEVNTPSQDVVKALVESGYSRIPVYEDTLDNIVGILYNKDVIEVLAEGKPIVLRELVHKAYLVPDTIMISDLLSELRRRRMHMAIVVNEYGEVAGLVTLEDLLEEIVGEIRDESETEDKGPIEVLKDGSLVVDGSVTIRDLQSEQNLPFPESPEYDTIAGFMLSKLQRLPKGGEIVTYEGYKLTVVDMDSKRIAKVKIEKLPKK
- the hisA gene encoding 1-(5-phosphoribosyl)-5-[(5-phosphoribosylamino)methylideneamino]imidazole-4-carboxamide isomerase is translated as MEIIPAIDLHQGKCVRLTQGKLNQETVFSEDPPAMAKHWEDQGAGLLHVVDLDGAFRGEPQNLEVVREIAESVSIPIQLGGGLRTLKAIEQALMAGARRVILGTIAFQQPDFVKEACRAFPGNILVGIDARDGKVSIQGWREVTELKATDLVRLLEDSPIEAIIYTDTQRDGMLTGPNLNGLRTIVLGSHKPVIASGGISTLEDIQRLLPFQDMGVIGAIVGKALYLHNFNLAEAIKLARGK
- a CDS encoding PAS domain S-box protein, which produces MTAGQSEGYFRTLMESILDIVIVLNKDETIFYVNPSIERVLGYKPEEVIGRNVFDFIHFKDIARVKDAFHQVIQDSDHAISWEFCFHHKNGSWRILEAMGRNLSNKNPAVSGIIASCRDITERKQAEEKMYQQNEYLITLHETTLAERKRVEEELRKAHDNLEIRVKERTTELAKVNEELRAEILERKRIEEALRILEKAVETIQLGVTITNPEGKILYTNPAEATMHGYTVEELIGKNARIFAPSEFWKPMGPEQVKQRKHWRRETVNVRKDGSIFPVQLVSDLVRDALGNPIAIFTICEDITERKQAEEELKTFAAKLEQKTRELHEALEKEKELGELKSRFVSMASHEFRTPLASILAASDILKRYGDKMTPEQKMERLNKIQAEIKHMTRLLEDILVLGKGEAGKLEFNPLSLNLRKFCQDLVHEVEITTQTRHAFIFSYQVPYEEALLDEKLMRHIITNLLSNAVKYSPAGGSIYFTVSGEKDAIIFQVKDQGIGIPEEDQKRLFEPFHRAKNVGNISGTGLGLAIIKKAVDLHGGTIRVDSKVGLGTTFTITIPVDERN
- a CDS encoding EI24 domain-containing protein; amino-acid sequence: MFHFVRGLTYVLRGATFIKAHPILLKYVLIPFIINVLVFSLVGYLSWHYGEIFLNQITHRGEAWYWSLLFYLSLGLLGLLLILIIVFTFTIVGTLVAAPFNEVLSEKTEQILLGRIKDFEERRGNFFPGVFHRLRRVSLDLIENLKEITFFAFVGFGMFFLNFVPGLGTGLNTLWIWIFLAFEFLSYPLSRRRYSFRQKLRIIWDYKELTLGFGLGVFLILLVPLLNFICIPISVVGGTLLYLQEMEKTVKE
- the hisF gene encoding imidazole glycerol phosphate synthase subunit HisF, yielding MLTKRIIPCLDVKAGRVVKGVKFLNLRDAGDPVEIAKIYDQQGADELTFLDITASYEKREIMIDVVRRTAAEVFMPLTVGGGIKKVEDIRNLLRAGADKVSINTAAVLTPEIIREGAERFGSQCIVVAIDARRRTSPPTRSSEPTESWEVYIHGGRTPAGLDVLEWACQVEELGAGEILLTSMDQDGTKQGYDIPLTRAVSEAVRIPVIASGGVGNLQHLYEGLTAGKADAVLAASIFHFREYTIPEAKAYLHQRGVHVRI
- the lpdA gene encoding dihydrolipoyl dehydrogenase gives rise to the protein MPYDYNILFIGGGPGGYVAAIRAAQLGAKTAVVEMDEIGGTCVLRGCIPSKALLRGAELVEIARHAKDYGVNVGEISVDYDKMSKRKDIAVKTLSAGARSLLKSNGIDIIQGKGKFLSTHEIEVTEKAGTRTTVSAEKIVIATGSVPSSIPIPGIDSEGVINSDGAFELKELPQSVIIIGGGYIGVEWATIFGKLGSKVTVIEMLPQIIPTEDEEIALGLQKIIQKDGIEVYTGAQVKEIGNGTAGHKIVTVLTKDGEKKFSAQIVLVAVGRRPFSEDLGLEKIGVALDRGAVVINDRMETNVPGIYAIGDVTRKIMLAHAASHQGIAAVENALGEGGHMNYNTVPRCIYTIPEVASVGLTEKQAREKVGEIRVGKFPFAANSKATILGEREGFIKIITDAKYGEILGVHMLGPHVTDLIAEPVLAMNLEATAEDIAHSIHAHPTLTEAMGEAALDVLGKVIHMPPKKPRQ